In the genome of Sporocytophaga myxococcoides, the window TAATGACCCTGTAAACGGATATGGAAAGTATATCAGCTTACAATCTTTTCTGGATTACTTTATTCATACAGAAGTGAGTCTGAACTCAGACGGCTTTAAAAGAAGCGCCTATTTCTACAAAGAGAAAATGCAGAAGGATGGAACAAAAGGCAAGCTTAAAGCCGGTCCTGTATGGGATTTGAATCTGGCTTACGGAAACTGTAACTTCTGCAAAGGCAACCAGGTAACAGCCTGGGTACATAAAGGGTGTGAAACTCTTCCCGTTCCTGCCATGTGGGGCCGACTTTTGCAGGATCCAAATTTTGCAAATGAGTTAAAATGCAGATACCTGGAGCTTCGTCAGGGCATATTGAGCGATGCTTACATACAGTCCTTTATTGATGCCTATGCTGACACTCTTAATGAAGCTCAGTTCCGCCATTTCAGCAAATGGACTAAATTGCTGCAACCCAATGGAGGGGGTGGTGGCTTCCCGGGATTTCCGGGTGGTGATCTTTGGTTCAGTGCCTACCGCGTATCTTCCTATTCAGCAGAAATTGATACTTTAAAGAAATGGTTTACTGCCAGATTAAAGTTTCTGGATAATAATCTACCGGGAACCTGCGTGATCACTTCAAATGCGCAGAAGGCTCAGTTTCATAACTTACAGGTTTTGCCCAACCCTGCTGAAGATCTGCTGGTGATTGAATCCGACGAAAGGATTATTTCGGTCCAACTGTTTTCATCTATTGGCCAATTGATATTTGACAAGACGATAACAGGAAATGAAAGACGTCTAACATTAAAAGAGATCGAGGATTGCGCTCCAGGCATATATAGTCTGATTGTGCATGGTGAAGATGGGAAAATAGGGAAAAAGTTAATTATGGTTAAATAAACTATATTACTCAAAAATAAAGATCCAATAACTAACTATACCACAACAAGAGAGTACCTGTATATAAGAAAGGCTGTACCGTTAAAGGATACAGCCTTTTCTATTTAAAATAACTCTACCGTTTCTATCATTTTTTTTTATAAGCAATCTCTTTTACTAACTAGCATTCAACTTGAAAGGACTTCCATATGATTATTGAAAGTTAAACCTTCAACACTGTCATAATCCTTTTTATAGTCCTCCCGTATAGAAAGCCATTCTATTGAAGAAAGTCAATAATGCTACAATCATAAAAACAGAATTACTATGAAAAAGATTTACATCTTAATCGCTATACTATGCTCCTTCTCTCAACTAAGCGCACAGTATTATTGGCAAATAACAGAAATCACTTCCATTTCTAATGCTGGGACATACGACTTTGGCACGAAACCAGAAAACATTGTATTAAATATAAATCAATGCTCTGGAGGTATTACTAAACCGCATAACTCAACAGCATATACCAAAAATGGTACGCTAATACAGCTGATACCAATAGCGGAGGGACATTGATAAACACTTACAGAAAGTCTACCGAACATAGTTTTTCAGCTACCATATCTTTTGCTCCTCAAACGAATATTGAAGGAACCTTTTATTATTATGCTGTTATCAATGCCCAATCAAGGTCTCTCTGTGGCTTTTCATCTGCAGATTCCTTAATAAGCCCTACAGTTAAAGTTACTGTAAACCCGCCAGTATTAACTCTCGATGGGGCCGCACAAAAACTGAACATGAGTCTGTACCCCAATCCATCAAAAGAATTTGTCAGCATCACTAATTTGCATAACCCAACAAGATATAGAATATACAATCACTTAGGAACAGAAATTGATAGTGGCAGCATTCCTCTAGCGAAAAAATAGATATTGCTAACTTAACTAACGGAATGTATTATTTAAAATTCGAGAATGGCAACGTATTGGAATTCGTAAAAAATTAACATGTTGTATTCTGCGAAAGCACAGAATTACCATAGGAAAGTAACACCATAAAAAGCTCCTGAAGGCATTTGCGGTCAGGTGTTTTTTTTGACTTCAATTTATCAAAAAGAAATTTCAAGAACCATTAAAAACATATATTCACCTCGTATTATAATCTAAGTTTCAAAACATTCTAATTACCCCCACCAAAGAAATCACCGGAAGGTTCATATTCAACCTACCTTTGAATTGCCTTTGCTGAATGTCCTTAACAGACATGTTCATATAATCTATCCTGAATCCTAATCCTATATTTTTTGTAAAGTGGTATTCTATGTAGGTTTTAAAAGTAAAATAACTGTAAGTATATTTATTAAATGGAGAAGCGGAAAATTTTAACGCTGCACGATAAAATATCTTCTTTA includes:
- a CDS encoding CotH kinase family protein codes for the protein MKYFFLHFLLLSSAFCFAQVNFTSSNLPIVLLETNGQTIPDEPKISATMKIIYNGQGVRNQVNNTQFNFVGNIGIELRGNSSQYFDQKQYGVETRDAAGENLDTALLGMPSDKDWVLYAPWNDISMIRNVLGYHLWNKMDHWGPRTRMVELVLNGNYQGVYVLTESIKRGDHRVKTASLKAKDISGIDLTGGYIMKIDAQNSPDDKAFNSTVPGVISGSGGFGGTPSTTVTWLYHYPEPKNIQPTQEEYIRKYIDTVETLVQSPNFNDPVNGYGKYISLQSFLDYFIHTEVSLNSDGFKRSAYFYKEKMQKDGTKGKLKAGPVWDLNLAYGNCNFCKGNQVTAWVHKGCETLPVPAMWGRLLQDPNFANELKCRYLELRQGILSDAYIQSFIDAYADTLNEAQFRHFSKWTKLLQPNGGGGGFPGFPGGDLWFSAYRVSSYSAEIDTLKKWFTARLKFLDNNLPGTCVITSNAQKAQFHNLQVLPNPAEDLLVIESDERIISVQLFSSIGQLIFDKTITGNERRLTLKEIEDCAPGIYSLIVHGEDGKIGKKLIMVK